In the uncultured Methanobacterium sp. genome, one interval contains:
- a CDS encoding decaprenyl-phosphate phosphoribosyltransferase has protein sequence MFKEILISMRPKQWYKNLVIFIGIIFSINLLNLNLWIDVIAAFTIFCILSGCIYILNDILDLEKDNNHPKKKNRPLASGRLKVSHALTFAIILICVALTGAYLLNLQFFMVSVAFFILMLVYSFFLKEIIIVDIMVISIGFVLRAMAGALAIGVYVSPWLIICAFLLALFLALGKRRHELVLLKENASNHRKILGEYSTEMLDQMINITTSALIMSYSLYTFFSGNIYIMITIPFAFYGLFRYIFLVHARNMGGEPEMIFKDKGMVISIVLWVIVVVCVLYII, from the coding sequence ATGTTCAAAGAAATCTTAATATCCATGCGCCCAAAACAGTGGTACAAAAATCTGGTTATATTTATTGGAATCATATTTTCAATAAATCTTTTAAATTTAAACCTTTGGATTGATGTAATAGCTGCATTCACAATCTTTTGCATACTTTCAGGATGCATATACATACTTAATGATATTTTGGACTTGGAAAAAGATAACAATCATCCTAAAAAAAAGAATCGCCCACTTGCTTCAGGACGTTTGAAAGTATCCCATGCATTAACTTTTGCAATAATATTAATATGCGTAGCCCTTACTGGGGCTTATCTATTGAATTTACAGTTTTTCATGGTATCTGTAGCATTTTTCATCCTTATGCTTGTCTACTCCTTCTTCCTGAAGGAGATTATCATCGTGGACATAATGGTGATATCAATCGGTTTTGTGCTAAGAGCCATGGCTGGAGCCTTAGCTATAGGAGTTTATGTATCACCCTGGCTGATAATATGCGCATTCCTACTGGCACTATTCTTAGCACTTGGAAAACGAAGACATGAATTAGTTTTACTAAAAGAAAATGCATCCAATCATAGGAAAATATTGGGCGAATATTCCACAGAAATGCTGGATCAGATGATCAACATCACCACATCCGCACTCATCATGTCCTATTCACTCTACACCTTCTTTTCAGGCAATATTTATATAATGATCACAATCCCCTTCGCTTTTTATGGCCTGTTCCGGTACATTTTCCTGGTTCACGCCAGAAACATGGGGGGCGAACCTGAAATGATATTCAAAGACAAAGGAATGGTTATAAGCATAGTTTTATGGGTTATTGTGGTGGTATGTGTGCTTTACATAATATAA
- a CDS encoding PHP domain-containing protein, with protein MKYDLHTHSKYSRDGWIDVEKMVKIAIKKGLSGIALTDHNTIKGALKAKKLESEQFKVIIGSEISTERGEVIGLFLSEEIRSRRFEEVISQIQEQDGIIVLPHPFDNIRGNGIKPNHEDAKLVDYVEIFNSRCLLNKYNIQAKKYAEKYGLHALAGSDAHFAHEIGNAGVFIQEDNLRKGFEKGDLEIFGRKTSPLNLGLTKAVKIWKRTNSG; from the coding sequence ATGAAATACGACCTTCACACTCACTCCAAATATTCCAGGGATGGATGGATAGATGTAGAAAAAATGGTAAAAATAGCCATTAAAAAAGGCCTATCTGGAATAGCCTTAACCGACCATAACACCATTAAAGGAGCATTAAAAGCCAAAAAACTAGAAAGTGAACAATTTAAGGTGATTATTGGTTCTGAAATAAGTACAGAACGGGGGGAAGTTATTGGATTATTCCTATCTGAAGAAATACGTTCCAGAAGATTTGAAGAGGTAATTTCACAGATACAAGAACAGGATGGTATCATAGTTCTCCCACACCCCTTCGATAATATTCGGGGAAATGGAATTAAGCCCAACCATGAGGATGCTAAACTGGTGGATTATGTGGAGATATTCAATTCCCGTTGCTTACTAAACAAGTACAATATCCAGGCCAAAAAATATGCCGAAAAATATGGACTACATGCACTGGCAGGTAGTGACGCTCACTTTGCCCATGAAATAGGTAATGCTGGTGTATTCATCCAAGAAGATAATCTGAGAAAAGGCTTTGAAAAAGGTGATTTGGAAATTTTTGGCAGGAAAACATCTCCCCTGAATCTGGGACTCACCAAGGCGGTTAAAATATGGAAAAGAACAAATTCTGGCTGA
- a CDS encoding lysylphosphatidylglycerol synthase transmembrane domain-containing protein, producing the protein MEKNKFWLIIIFAVLVYAVLGVYADFGKLLSALETLDWAFFLVLIALTTLGYFIRFLKWNYLLQGVGVKLKLKDNLFVYFSGLAMTITPAKAGEIWKGWLIREINGEELHKTIPAVISDRLSDILALVILSMMGIFYYRQGTYVIITVLLIFTIFILATRSKTISHHLIRILEKRAGKYSGNVHKMHITFQKTLTSEKLLITTILGLFAWFMECLALFFTIYAFGQHLDLVISTFIFSFASLAGAVSMIPGGLGVAEATLSGLLQYFGLSATVAVGVAIIVRFATLWYGTLLGLVVYLLGKSRIINNK; encoded by the coding sequence ATGGAAAAGAACAAATTCTGGCTGATAATTATTTTTGCTGTGTTGGTGTACGCAGTTTTGGGAGTGTATGCCGATTTTGGAAAACTATTATCTGCCCTGGAAACATTAGATTGGGCCTTTTTCCTGGTTTTAATCGCTTTGACTACGTTAGGTTATTTTATTCGCTTCTTAAAATGGAATTATCTTCTTCAGGGAGTAGGTGTTAAACTGAAATTAAAAGATAATTTATTTGTGTATTTTAGTGGACTGGCCATGACTATTACTCCTGCCAAAGCCGGAGAAATATGGAAAGGATGGCTTATACGAGAAATTAACGGCGAAGAGCTCCACAAAACCATTCCTGCAGTTATAAGTGACCGTTTAAGTGACATTCTGGCCCTTGTAATTCTATCCATGATGGGTATCTTTTATTACCGACAGGGAACCTATGTTATAATTACAGTGTTGTTGATCTTCACCATTTTCATTCTGGCCACCAGATCAAAGACCATATCCCATCATTTAATACGTATCCTGGAGAAAAGAGCAGGTAAATACTCTGGAAACGTTCACAAAATGCACATTACATTTCAGAAGACATTAACTTCCGAGAAACTATTAATTACAACCATTTTAGGATTATTTGCCTGGTTCATGGAGTGTCTTGCTCTTTTTTTTACCATTTACGCCTTCGGCCAACATTTGGATTTAGTGATATCTACATTCATATTCAGTTTTGCATCTCTAGCCGGGGCAGTGAGCATGATCCCCGGAGGTTTAGGTGTGGCTGAGGCAACTTTATCAGGTTTACTGCAATATTTTGGCCTCAGTGCCACGGTTGCTGTTGGTGTTGCCATCATAGTCCGTTTCGCCACTTTATGGTATGGAACACTCCTTGGTCTGGTAGTTTACCTTCTAGGTAAATCACGGATCATAAATAACAAATGA
- a CDS encoding DUF362 domain-containing protein codes for MKNAFGGLIPKYRHHAHKKIHEVLVDLLAIQKEIHPGILAVMDGCVCGNGAGPRTMDPFTGNVILASDDQVAVDALAAKIMGFDPLTIDYIKIAHERGLGIGDVDQIELIGMDKSNLNKINLALRLRKVR; via the coding sequence ATGAAAAACGCCTTTGGAGGCCTTATACCCAAATATCGACATCACGCCCACAAAAAAATCCATGAAGTGCTGGTTGATCTTCTCGCCATCCAAAAAGAAATTCACCCGGGAATACTGGCAGTTATGGATGGTTGTGTTTGTGGTAATGGTGCCGGACCACGAACCATGGACCCCTTTACTGGAAACGTGATTCTGGCCAGTGATGATCAGGTGGCAGTGGATGCCCTGGCAGCTAAAATTATGGGCTTTGACCCATTAACTATTGATTACATTAAAATAGCACATGAGCGTGGCCTGGGAATAGGGGACGTGGACCAAATAGAACTCATTGGTATGGATAAATCAAATTTAAACAAAATCAATTTGGCTTTGAGACTAAGAAAAGTCCGGTAA
- the pscS gene encoding O-phospho-L-seryl-tRNA:Cys-tRNA synthase — protein sequence MKCQDYSLNRQTERENLNLNPLQRGGVLPPESRQALYEFSDGYSVCDYCAGRLDEISKPSITGFLDDMADFIGADYARTVHGAREGKFAVMHALCRPGDTVVMDGNAHYTSHLAAERNGLNIVEVPSSDDPEYRINAEGYRETLDELNDMGEDVSLVLLTHVDGDYGNVTDARAIGKVAHDAGIPFLLNCAYSMGRMPIDAKRWNVDFVVGSGHKSMAASGPIGILGVQEEWADLILKRSSLHQVKELEMLGCTSRGAPIATLMASLPHIIHRVNQWDVEVEKTRYFVSEMEKISGVRQIGVRPTEHDLVRFETPFFHSITNKHPRKGFYLYEELKKRNIVGIKRGQTQWFKCSVYGYNQEQVHYIANSFAEIAAKYREMAD from the coding sequence ATGAAATGTCAAGATTATTCCCTTAATCGCCAAACAGAAAGAGAAAATCTCAATCTTAATCCCCTTCAACGTGGAGGGGTGCTTCCTCCGGAATCACGCCAAGCATTATACGAATTTTCCGATGGATACAGTGTCTGTGACTACTGTGCCGGTCGTCTGGATGAAATATCAAAACCATCCATAACTGGTTTTCTGGATGATATGGCCGATTTTATTGGTGCTGATTATGCTAGAACTGTTCATGGGGCACGGGAAGGTAAATTCGCAGTAATGCACGCTCTTTGCAGGCCTGGAGATACTGTGGTGATGGATGGTAATGCTCATTACACCAGTCACCTGGCAGCAGAACGTAACGGACTTAACATCGTGGAAGTTCCCAGCAGTGATGATCCTGAATATCGTATTAACGCAGAAGGGTACCGGGAAACCCTTGATGAACTCAATGACATGGGCGAAGACGTTAGTCTGGTTCTTTTAACCCACGTGGATGGAGATTACGGTAATGTGACAGATGCTCGGGCCATTGGTAAAGTTGCACATGACGCGGGTATTCCTTTCCTTTTAAACTGCGCTTACTCCATGGGAAGAATGCCCATAGACGCCAAGCGGTGGAATGTGGATTTCGTGGTGGGAAGTGGTCATAAAAGCATGGCTGCCTCCGGACCCATAGGTATCCTGGGAGTGCAGGAAGAATGGGCAGATTTGATTTTAAAAAGATCATCACTGCATCAGGTTAAGGAACTGGAGATGCTGGGATGTACCAGCCGTGGAGCTCCCATTGCAACGTTAATGGCATCTTTACCACATATAATTCACCGGGTTAACCAGTGGGATGTTGAAGTGGAAAAAACTCGTTATTTTGTTTCTGAAATGGAAAAAATAAGTGGTGTGCGACAGATCGGGGTGCGCCCCACCGAACATGATCTGGTGCGGTTTGAAACTCCATTTTTCCATAGTATCACTAATAAACATCCACGTAAAGGTTTTTATCTTTATGAAGAACTTAAAAAGAGGAATATTGTGGGGATCAAACGGGGGCAGACCCAGTGGTTCAAATGCAGTGTTTACGGTTACAATCAGGAACAGGTGCATTACATAGCAAATTCTTTTGCTGAAATTGCTGCTAAATACAGGGAAATGGCAGATTAA
- a CDS encoding patatin-like phospholipase family protein — translation MAKTNKPSKALVLSGGGITGTAWELGVLFGLEESGVDVNDAELIVGTSAGSSVGAQITSGLSLEELYNRQLKTIHETKERPVDFDGHKFRQMMAAAIMSSPDSQTARARIGEAALAAPTMGEEERLEIMASRLPVHEWNLERKLIINAVDAETGEWVKFDQNSAVPLLLAVSASSAVPGIYPPTTINNHRYIDGSMSSGTNADTAQGYDRVIIIVAEPSMIAPAMGPTMHRITFQEELAKLKASGSQVMVISPDEESLEAKGPNPLDANFRGVSAQAGHKQGQKIAEEVKVFLESAG, via the coding sequence ATGGCTAAAACGAATAAACCATCAAAAGCACTGGTTTTAAGTGGTGGAGGAATTACAGGGACAGCATGGGAATTGGGTGTACTCTTTGGGCTTGAAGAAAGTGGAGTGGATGTAAACGATGCAGAACTCATTGTTGGGACATCTGCTGGTTCCAGTGTAGGGGCCCAGATTACCAGTGGCCTCAGCTTGGAAGAGCTTTACAATCGACAGTTAAAAACAATCCATGAAACTAAAGAAAGGCCGGTGGATTTCGACGGGCATAAATTCCGCCAGATGATGGCTGCAGCAATTATGAGTTCCCCAGATTCACAAACAGCAAGGGCCCGTATTGGAGAAGCAGCACTGGCCGCACCAACCATGGGTGAGGAAGAAAGATTGGAAATAATGGCCTCCCGTTTGCCAGTTCATGAATGGAATCTGGAAAGAAAACTGATAATCAATGCAGTTGATGCTGAAACTGGGGAATGGGTTAAATTTGACCAAAATTCAGCTGTTCCTCTTTTACTTGCTGTATCAGCCAGTTCAGCGGTTCCAGGTATTTATCCCCCCACCACCATTAACAATCACCGTTACATTGATGGAAGTATGAGTTCAGGGACTAACGCCGATACAGCCCAGGGTTATGACCGGGTAATCATAATCGTTGCCGAACCCAGCATGATTGCACCCGCAATGGGCCCCACCATGCATCGCATCACTTTTCAAGAGGAACTGGCCAAGTTAAAAGCATCTGGATCCCAGGTTATGGTTATCAGTCCTGATGAGGAGTCACTTGAAGCTAAAGGACCCAACCCCCTCGATGCAAATTTCCGTGGTGTGTCTGCTCAAGCAGGACACAAACAAGGCCAGAAGATAGCAGAAGAGGTTAAAGTTTTCTTAGAAAGTGCAGGATAG
- a CDS encoding nitroreductase family protein, whose translation MVRADLYPQIFKRKSIRDYDLTPLNGADLENIVEQINNLEPLYVDIEVDLKIISAEDVNPRMMKKAPHYIAFFSENKEGYKTNAGFMLQQMDLFFSAKGLGSCWQGIPKPKKHVLESSDLDFVILMAFGRTNTQQLHRTSNLEFKRKPLSKISDMETEGDLGELLEAARLAPSATNSQPWFFKGDKHVIHAYVVKPNILRAIMLKKYILIDMGIALYHLKLAAEHFRKTNQIIFDETGSKSSPRGYEYVASLRID comes from the coding sequence ATGGTCCGGGCTGATCTTTACCCTCAAATATTCAAGAGAAAATCCATTAGAGATTATGATCTCACCCCACTGAATGGTGCTGATCTTGAAAACATTGTTGAGCAGATTAACAATTTAGAACCATTATATGTTGATATTGAAGTAGATTTAAAGATCATATCTGCAGAAGATGTTAATCCCCGGATGATGAAGAAGGCTCCCCATTATATTGCGTTTTTCTCTGAAAATAAAGAGGGTTATAAGACCAATGCAGGGTTTATGCTACAGCAGATGGATCTCTTCTTTTCAGCCAAAGGTTTAGGTAGTTGCTGGCAGGGAATCCCTAAACCAAAGAAACATGTTCTGGAAAGTTCAGATCTAGACTTCGTTATTTTAATGGCATTTGGAAGGACAAATACACAGCAGTTACACCGAACCAGTAATTTGGAATTCAAGAGAAAACCTCTCTCTAAAATAAGCGATATGGAAACTGAAGGAGACCTGGGTGAATTATTGGAGGCAGCGCGTCTGGCTCCATCGGCAACCAACAGTCAGCCCTGGTTTTTTAAAGGGGATAAACATGTAATTCATGCTTACGTAGTCAAACCAAACATTTTAAGGGCTATTATGCTGAAAAAATATATCTTGATTGATATGGGTATTGCACTTTACCATTTGAAGCTGGCAGCAGAACATTTCAGGAAAACAAACCAGATTATTTTCGATGAAACAGGTAGTAAAAGTTCACCCAGGGGATATGAATACGTGGCCAGTTTGAGAATCGATTGA
- a CDS encoding ATP cone domain-containing protein, producing the protein MTKVLKKKGKVESFNPNKIKGSLQKATIDAGYRLDEKKDIINQVFTNINKKIDEEKEIKSETIKMCLLTELDKCEPYIAKSWRRFDDKYKSR; encoded by the coding sequence ATGACAAAAGTATTAAAAAAGAAAGGCAAAGTTGAATCATTCAACCCAAATAAAATTAAAGGTTCACTCCAAAAAGCAACTATAGATGCAGGATACCGTCTGGATGAAAAAAAGGATATTATAAACCAGGTTTTTACCAATATCAATAAAAAGATCGATGAAGAAAAAGAAATTAAAAGTGAAACCATTAAAATGTGTCTTTTAACAGAATTAGATAAATGTGAGCCATATATTGCCAAATCATGGCGTAGATTTGATGATAAATACAAATCAAGATAA
- a CDS encoding DUF5400 domain-containing protein: protein MQVTYPVIILAILASGLVSGFITFRMHGMRLAPHFVVLILALVATLITIANGNYYMLYSAVLLQILATITAFTQTWPTLKYNFQTAPAYAPHLTLMTMLPVLAVASMI, encoded by the coding sequence ATGCAGGTTACCTATCCCGTTATTATTCTAGCCATACTGGCCAGTGGACTTGTAAGTGGGTTCATAACATTCAGGATGCATGGAATGCGACTGGCGCCCCATTTCGTGGTATTAATACTGGCTCTGGTGGCTACACTAATAACCATCGCCAATGGAAATTATTACATGCTCTACAGTGCTGTTTTACTACAGATTCTAGCTACTATTACCGCATTTACTCAGACATGGCCCACGTTAAAGTATAACTTTCAAACTGCGCCGGCGTATGCCCCACATTTGACTTTAATGACCATGTTACCAGTACTTGCTGTGGCATCAATGATCTAA
- a CDS encoding DsrE family protein yields MKTIKLLGIKAPNAAIMVNNILKQDSTGGLIITLSPGSEKGLEKVASKYGLGIEAEHKEKEVVIRLVKNSGRLEKLEELDVTGQTCPGPIIIAGDKLGSMEKGDRVKLKNNNLETIEDIAIALPEMGGKVLDQGTDGEKHYIVIEKMDKKDSKETTTSVNRDKVLVVQSNGIGNAERAYATFIFAKAALSMGKKVGIFLLMDGVSIARKGNTATVKHPAFDRLDHLMAEAIDAGATIYVCELSANFRGIKQKDLENGCKLAGAATYVTLLSDPTYAVVNF; encoded by the coding sequence ATGAAAACAATCAAACTCCTGGGAATAAAAGCCCCAAACGCAGCTATAATGGTAAATAACATCTTAAAACAGGATTCTACCGGCGGACTTATAATAACTCTCAGCCCAGGTTCAGAAAAAGGTTTGGAAAAAGTTGCCAGTAAATATGGGCTTGGAATAGAAGCAGAACACAAAGAAAAGGAAGTAGTGATAAGGTTGGTCAAAAATTCAGGGAGACTGGAAAAGTTGGAAGAACTTGACGTGACGGGCCAAACCTGTCCTGGACCAATTATCATTGCCGGTGATAAACTGGGGTCTATGGAGAAAGGGGATCGGGTGAAGCTAAAAAACAACAACCTGGAAACCATTGAAGACATAGCCATAGCCCTGCCTGAAATGGGTGGAAAAGTCCTGGATCAGGGAACCGATGGTGAAAAACATTACATTGTAATCGAAAAAATGGATAAAAAAGACTCAAAAGAGACTACAACTTCAGTTAACCGTGATAAAGTTCTGGTGGTTCAAAGTAATGGAATTGGTAATGCAGAGCGTGCTTATGCTACTTTCATATTCGCCAAAGCTGCATTGAGCATGGGTAAAAAGGTCGGCATATTCTTACTCATGGATGGAGTAAGCATAGCACGTAAGGGTAACACAGCCACAGTGAAACATCCTGCCTTTGACCGACTGGATCATCTGATGGCCGAAGCAATTGATGCTGGTGCAACCATCTACGTGTGTGAGTTAAGTGCTAATTTTAGGGGAATCAAACAGAAAGACCTTGAAAATGGTTGTAAACTGGCAGGAGCAGCAACTTATGTCACGTTACTTTCAGATCCCACCTATGCAGTGGTTAACTTTTAA
- a CDS encoding DUF169 domain-containing protein, whose protein sequence is MYYETEAKELIQLLGIKGSPVAVKMVKTQEDIPEGYEKIPETQRHCEFIQNARLKGDTGYATALEHMCKGGAGVMGIGQLPPSVADGTMYHKLGNFKTPEGALDTVEAIPKSSQEYYASLYAPLETANFEPDVVVLILNPKQALRVSQAYLNAKGGRISSDYSGIQSLCADAVIAVKERGVPNMTLGCNGSRGYASVGDEEVVIGIPPENLKDILEAIKTFQEKWG, encoded by the coding sequence ATGTACTATGAAACTGAAGCAAAAGAACTGATTCAATTACTGGGAATTAAAGGAAGCCCAGTAGCAGTTAAAATGGTTAAAACACAGGAAGACATACCTGAAGGTTATGAAAAAATTCCTGAAACCCAAAGGCACTGTGAATTCATCCAGAATGCTAGACTCAAAGGTGATACAGGATACGCCACAGCTTTAGAACACATGTGTAAAGGTGGAGCTGGGGTCATGGGAATTGGTCAGTTACCTCCCAGTGTAGCTGATGGCACTATGTACCATAAGTTAGGAAACTTCAAAACACCAGAAGGGGCTCTGGATACGGTGGAGGCCATACCCAAATCCAGCCAGGAATACTATGCTTCCCTGTATGCACCACTGGAAACAGCAAACTTTGAACCCGATGTTGTGGTACTGATACTCAACCCTAAACAGGCATTAAGAGTCAGTCAAGCATATCTTAATGCTAAAGGTGGCCGAATATCCAGTGACTACTCTGGAATACAGTCACTATGTGCCGATGCTGTGATTGCAGTGAAAGAGCGTGGTGTGCCTAATATGACTCTGGGATGTAATGGATCAAGAGGATATGCTAGTGTTGGTGATGAAGAAGTGGTTATTGGAATCCCACCTGAAAACCTCAAAGACATATTGGAAGCTATAAAAACATTCCAGGAAAAATGGGGATGA
- a CDS encoding GAF domain-containing protein, protein MSKPGPELTDTERLILSYINSHPPEECMLDKITRGTSRSRATVLKYLEILNAKGIINYRFVGRSKLWSLTEFSKTNRDPGPLIRSENTDKNTDTLANVASRLHNLIYKESDLKKFINNPETLVFTLNRYHDIIATNDTFETFFKGKNNLQELVNPQERIIMDKAIDSVKAGHSTTLEIDFLEKSNVYRPYKISMHPIIEENNKITGTTIIGDDLSQSKRTKRELEILLSIARSTSSRDRGEQPLKEVVGGINGLLPAEYCGIFLKNGGRLHLQYQIPSTENSTPMLEDLEGFISESMDSLETLSAVNGDFNFETVKSRLKNSSLSMMLSVPIINEDHAIGAIVLLTQSKSVNSVNIENVEMVADELSGFFKIKRLTHEKNEYINTLVAMNNVSSVLNSTTVEDEILTKSVTSTIDTLGFEMGCIYLTDDKEELALKVHKNLPENLRNMCIAGIFKDLFKKTLENQSLVYITSESADYELIDPAIKKNGVETLLILPIKSGDKIIGLLNMGSRNVKTYNQTSLENLSSIGLQLGLALERSRLALELNENG, encoded by the coding sequence ATGAGCAAACCTGGTCCAGAACTAACTGATACTGAAAGACTAATCCTATCTTACATTAATTCCCATCCTCCAGAGGAGTGTATGTTAGATAAAATCACCAGAGGCACCAGCAGGAGCCGAGCCACCGTTTTAAAGTACTTGGAAATACTGAATGCTAAAGGTATTATCAACTATCGTTTTGTGGGGCGAAGCAAGCTATGGAGTCTTACTGAATTTTCTAAAACAAATAGAGATCCAGGACCATTAATTAGGTCAGAAAATACAGATAAAAACACAGATACACTTGCAAATGTTGCATCCCGGCTGCATAACTTAATCTACAAAGAATCAGACCTTAAAAAATTTATTAACAACCCTGAAACTTTAGTGTTTACCCTAAACCGTTATCATGACATCATAGCAACCAATGATACCTTTGAGACCTTCTTTAAGGGAAAAAATAACCTCCAAGAACTGGTTAATCCCCAGGAAAGGATTATAATGGATAAGGCCATTGATTCTGTGAAAGCAGGCCACAGTACCACCCTTGAAATCGATTTTTTAGAAAAATCAAATGTCTACCGACCATATAAAATTTCCATGCATCCTATAATTGAAGAAAATAATAAAATCACCGGAACCACTATCATTGGAGATGATCTTTCCCAGTCAAAACGCACAAAACGCGAATTAGAAATCCTTTTATCCATTGCTCGTTCCACCAGTTCCAGAGACCGTGGAGAACAACCCCTTAAAGAAGTAGTTGGGGGAATTAACGGGTTACTCCCCGCTGAATACTGTGGAATATTCCTTAAAAATGGAGGTAGATTGCATCTCCAGTATCAGATCCCCTCAACTGAAAACAGCACCCCTATGTTGGAGGACCTGGAAGGATTCATATCTGAAAGTATGGACTCCCTAGAGACCTTATCTGCTGTAAACGGTGATTTTAACTTTGAAACAGTTAAATCCCGCCTAAAAAATAGTTCGTTATCCATGATGCTCTCCGTTCCCATAATCAATGAAGATCATGCCATCGGCGCAATAGTACTATTAACCCAATCTAAATCTGTGAATTCAGTTAATATTGAGAATGTAGAGATGGTTGCAGATGAATTATCCGGGTTTTTCAAGATAAAAAGGTTAACCCATGAGAAAAATGAGTATATCAACACTCTGGTGGCTATGAATAATGTTTCATCGGTTCTTAACTCCACCACAGTGGAAGATGAGATTTTGACAAAATCAGTGACCAGCACCATAGACACTCTTGGTTTTGAAATGGGATGCATTTATCTTACTGATGATAAGGAAGAACTGGCATTAAAGGTCCATAAGAATTTACCTGAAAACCTGAGAAACATGTGCATAGCCGGGATTTTTAAGGATCTTTTCAAGAAAACGCTGGAAAATCAAAGTTTAGTCTATATTACCTCTGAATCTGCTGATTATGAACTGATAGATCCTGCTATAAAAAAGAATGGAGTAGAAACTCTTCTCATACTTCCCATAAAAAGTGGGGATAAGATCATTGGACTTCTTAACATGGGAAGTAGAAATGTGAAAACTTACAATCAAACCAGCCTTGAGAATCTTAGTTCAATTGGACTACAACTGGGTCTGGCTCTTGAAAGGTCAAGATTAGCCCTAGAACTTAATGAAAATGGTTGA
- a CDS encoding AIM24 family protein, with protein MFCPNCGTEVNGKFCPNCGESMETTIDEPVQTPEIQPAATAAPVAGSSSKYSVNDFINKTMEKVDSGETFEIENNYLLNINLNGKVWSKKGAMVAYTGDVRFKREGTLEHGIDRFVKKAVTGESSTLMKMEGRGKVFLADQGKEIVVLNLQNERIYVNGNDLLAFEEQIDWDITMMSSGVGMSAGGLFHVKLEGTGMVAITTHFTPITLVVNPDQPVYTDPNATVAWSGGLSPSVKTDMDFKTLLGKDSGETFQLKFQGQGFVIVQPFEEY; from the coding sequence ATGTTTTGTCCCAACTGCGGAACTGAAGTTAATGGAAAATTTTGCCCAAATTGTGGTGAATCAATGGAAACAACCATAGATGAGCCTGTTCAAACCCCTGAAATACAACCCGCAGCAACCGCTGCACCAGTTGCTGGTTCCTCCAGTAAATATTCGGTCAATGATTTCATCAACAAGACCATGGAGAAAGTTGATTCTGGTGAAACATTCGAGATTGAAAACAACTACTTACTGAACATAAACCTCAATGGTAAGGTTTGGTCCAAAAAAGGAGCAATGGTAGCATATACTGGGGATGTCCGCTTTAAAAGAGAGGGAACTTTAGAACATGGAATTGACCGGTTCGTTAAAAAAGCAGTGACCGGAGAATCAAGCACTTTAATGAAAATGGAAGGTAGGGGTAAAGTTTTCCTGGCAGATCAGGGGAAAGAAATCGTTGTTTTAAACCTTCAAAATGAGAGGATTTACGTTAATGGAAATGATCTACTGGCCTTTGAAGAACAGATTGACTGGGACATAACCATGATGAGCTCTGGTGTGGGAATGTCAGCTGGTGGCTTATTCCACGTGAAACTGGAAGGAACCGGTATGGTGGCCATAACCACTCATTTCACACCAATAACATTGGTGGTAAATCCAGATCAACCGGTTTATACAGATCCCAATGCCACAGTGGCCTGGTCTGGTGGTTTAAGCCCATCTGTTAAAACAGATATGGACTTTAAAACACTTCTAGGGAAAGACAGTGGTGAAACATTCCAGTTAAAATTCCAGGGCCAGGGATTCGTAATAGTACAACCATTTGAAGAGTATTAA